The stretch of DNA CCTTCCTGTATCATACTCGGCGGCCCGAACGGCTCGGGTAAGTCATCTGCCTTTGCGAAGCTGAAACTCGACGGCGTTTGGATCAATGCTGACGAGATTGCGCGGGATCTTCAGAATTCCGACGACGGCAAGTCGAGAGAGCGTCGAGCCTCTGAGATCGTGCTGCACAAGGTCGCGGAGATGATCGAAACGAAGACATCCTTCGTCTTCGAGACCACATTGAGCAGCCAGCAGTCGATCCGGATGATGCGCGATACGAAGGCGGCCGGATTCGCCGTCGGCCTCTACTATGTCGCCCTGGACAACGTCGAGACGAATATCGAGCGCGTCAGGCAGCGTGTTCTCAAGGGCGGCCACAACATCCCTGAAGCCGACATCCGCAGGCGATACCAAGGATCGCTGAATAAGCTGGTCGATGCCCTGAAGTTGGCGGATGAAGCGGTCCTGATCGACAACAGCGAACTGGAACCGCACGAGGTCTTCACGATCGCATCCGGGAAGGTCGAGACGTTCGACATTGACGAAGACAAGCCGCTCCACAAGCTTTTCGAGGAAAAGGTGCGTGAAGCCTACGGATTAATCCGGGCCAAAATCACAGGCCCTGAGCGATCGCCTACCGTTCGATTTGTCAGGGTGGTCAATAGGCATCCCAGGCGGCAGGAATAGGAAAAAGCGGGCTCCGTTAGACAGCCTTTTTGGTCTTGTCGCAAATTTTTCTGGTTAACCCGATGTTGACTATGGGGAGAGAAATTGCCGCTCCTGATATTGCGGAGCGAGCTGATGATTTTGAATGCCATTGCCGAAAAGCTGAAGCGTCAGTCGAAGGATGACTTCAAGGGCCGGCATTTCGAGGCATGGCTGATTGTGCAGGCTGTCAGTTGGTATCTGCGTTATCCGCTCAGCTATCGCGATCTTGAGGAGATGTTCCGGGAACGTGGATCGAGGTCGATCATAGCACCATCAACCGCTGGGTTTTGGCCTACGCGCCTGTCATCGAGAAGCGGTTGGTCAGTTCCGTCGGCCACATTGCGGCTCTGTGCGCGTCGATGAGACCTATGTGAAGATCTGCGGCAAATGGCGATATCTGTACGGGCCATCGACAAGTGTGGACATCCGGTCGATTTTCTGCTGACTGCCAAGCGCGATCTCGATGCCGCCAAGCGGTTTTTCCGCAAGATGCTGAAGGACGAGCCATTGCTCTCCCCGACGAAGATCGGCATTGACGGTGCCAATATCTTCCCATCGACGATCAAAACGTCGGTTGACGAGGGGCTTCTGCATCCAGATCCCGTGCATTATGTGACCAAGCATCTCCAGCAGGGCATTGAGAGTGACCATTTCCGGGTGAAGAAGAACATGCCAAAAATTGGCGGCCTCCAATCCTTCAACACGGCGCGGCAAACCATCGCGGGTTTCGAGGCGATGCTTTGGCTACGGAAGGGCTTCGGCTTTTCAGGCGGCTGGACCGTCAATGACCAGAATGATCTGCTTGCGCGCCTCTCGGACTCCAAAAGGTTAACAAAGCATAAAAATAGGCCATCAGGGGCAAATTGCTGCCTCCAGAAATGTTTGCGACACGCCCGGTTGGTCACTTCGATGTCGCCGTCCTTGCCTTGCAACGAACGGATCTCGGGCGTGCGCATACTCGCAGGCGGTTGAGAACGGCAACACCCAGAGCAGCCTCTGTCTGCTGAGCGCGGAATGAACGAGCACGCAAACGCCGACCGATGATCCCCTTGTAGCGACCCATCGCCGTTTCTACCAAAGCCCGCTTGCCGTAACCGGTGGTCGCCTGCCATTTCAACCGACCACCGGCCTGGATGGATGCGACATGACAATCCCGTTGGTTTGGCGGCGCAGCATCCTGTCATTCCACCGCCGTTGAGCGCGGTGGAATGACGATCTTTGCTTGCACGCTGTGGCGCAGGACCGCGTTGTAGGTTGGATCTCCATCATAGGCGCCATCACCAGTGAACTGGCCAATCTCATCTTCAATTTGGTCGAGCAACGGCTCCACCTGCGAGCCATCGGTCGTGTCCTGATCTGTCAGGCGATGAGCAATGACCTTGCCACTATCGGCATCAAGCGCCAGATGCAGTTTGCGCCAGCCACGGTGGGACTTGGCACCATGCCTTTCTTCCAGCCATTGGCCTGCGCCATAGATTTTCAACCCGGTACTATCGACCAGAACGTGAAGTGGACCATCCGACAGAGCCGGCTGACAATTGCTACGCCTCGCGGGCGGGCTCCAGGTTCTTGCCCGACGGCTGAGCGTTGTGTGGTCAGGCGCCGGCAGATCCAACCCCATCAGCGCAAGCACGGAGCTCAAAAATCCTTCGCTTTGGCGCAGCCGAAGTCCGAACACCAGGCCCAGCGTCAGCGCCGTCTCGATGGCGAGATCCGAATAAAGCGCCTGGCCGCCTCTGGTCTTGCGCCGTGGCGCAGCCCAACCGTCGATCGGCGCAGCAATAAGCGCCATGGCGACAGCTGTATTCCTACGCGACATGTCGCGCCTCCTTGCTCTTCGGTAAGTTGGTCGGATTCAAGCTCGTACTGGCCGCCTGCGAAGCGCTCGACCTGGATGACATCACGCACCCGCCAGCCTCTGGGAGTCCGTTCGATCGACACGATCAGATCGACGGCTTCCCCGATCACCTCTTGCATCGGCTGTTGACTTGCCTCAGCGGTCAACTGCTCCAGCCGGCGCAGCGCAGACATCGCGGTGTTGGAGTGGATTGTTGCCACCCCGCCTGGGTGGCCGGTGTTCCATGCTCTGAGAAGCGTGAGTGCGGCGCCGTCGCGGACCTCGCCCACTATGATGCGGTCGGCGCAAACGCATCGTGCTTTTCAAGAGGCGGGGCATATCGATTGCGTCACTGGTGTGCAGCAGGACCGCGTTCTCAGCTGCGCACTGGATTTCGGCGGTGTCCTCGAGGATGACCAGCCGGTCTTCAGGAGCGTTGTTTACGATCTCATTGATCACGGCATTTGCGAGCGTTGTCTTGCCGGAGCCGGTCCCACCGGAAATGATAATGTTCAGACGCGAGGCAATAGCGCTGCGGATGGTCGCGGCCTGCGCCTCGGTCATGACCGCCGCGCGAGCATACTCATCGAGCGGGATCAAGCGAGACGCCCGCCGGCGGATCGTGAAGGCCGGCTTGGCGACGACAGGTGGCAGCAGGCCTTCGAAACGATGCCCGCCGATCGGCAGCTCGCCGGAGATGATCGGCTGAACTGTATCCACCTCGGACTGGAGCGCATGCGCCACTGTTCCGATCACCATTTCGGCTGCCGCGCAGGACATCTCACCGGCCGGCGCCACGCCGTGCCCGAGCCGTTCGATGGACAGCCTTCCATCGGGATTGAGCATGATCTCGACGACCGTCGCGTCGTCCAAGGCAAAGCAGAGCTGGTCGCCGAGCGCTTCCTGGAGTTTGCGGATAAGGCGAGGATGGGAGCGAAGCTGTGTCACGGACGTCTCCTTACGCTGCCTGGCCCAGAGGGCTGGTGAATTGAGAGCGATAGCTGGATGGACGGAGCTTCAGAAACATTTCTGCACTGGCAGGAAGAGTGCCGGCCACAGCCATGGTCACTCCGATTTTCTTGGCTTCGCCGATGCGTTGAAGAGGCCATCCAACGCGAGCAAGGATCCGCTCGAAGCGAAGGTCAGTTACGGTGACGATTTCGGTGAAGCGGTTCAGCATCGACCACTCGATGATTCCCGGGAACATGCTGAGCGTTGCTTCGTGGATGGAGCCCTCTCCCCTGCCCTCGGGAAGCGAGG from Rhizobium leguminosarum encodes:
- a CDS encoding zeta toxin family protein produces the protein MSKPSCIILGGPNGSGKSSAFAKLKLDGVWINADEIARDLQNSDDGKSRERRASEIVLHKVAEMIETKTSFVFETTLSSQQSIRMMRDTKAAGFAVGLYYVALDNVETNIERVRQRVLKGGHNIPEADIRRRYQGSLNKLVDALKLADEAVLIDNSELEPHEVFTIASGKVETFDIDEDKPLHKLFEEKVREAYGLIRAKITGPERSPTVRFVRVVNRHPRRQE